The proteins below are encoded in one region of Fulvia fulva chromosome 9, complete sequence:
- a CDS encoding putative sugar phosphate/phosphate translocator — MNEKERQSGEQPRDTQEPVLPTVNPETKQPEPAKAGLHPAFYIATWISLSSSVIIFNKWILDTAGFRYPIVLTTWHLAFATLMTQILARTTKTLDGRKKVPMTGKIYLRAIMPIGLMFSLSLICGNLTYLYLSVSFIQMLKATTPVAVLIASWIFGVAPPNLKTLGNVSFIVIGVIIASYGEIKFVLTGFLFQVGGIIFEATRLVMVQRLLSSAEFKMDPLVSLYYFAPACAIMNGIVALLVEVPKMSLADIEKVGYITLLVNAMIAFLLNVSVVFLIGKTSSLVMTLSGVLKDILLVVASMVIFQDPVSGIQAFGYSIALGGLVYYKLGGEKLKEHAGQAQRAWADYGVRHPALRKLLVFALILITFFALVGGASQSGYVPAAYDPSKLTTDAYKQWAGKTGQ; from the exons ATGAACGAGAAGGAGAGACAATCTGGCGAGCAGCCACGGGACACCCAAGAGCCTGTACTGCCTACAGTCAACCCGGAAACGAAGCAACCAGAGCCCGCGAAGGCAGGACTGCACCCGGCATTCTACATCGCAACATGGATCTCGCTCTCGTCCAGTGTCATCATCTTCAACAAGTGGATCCTAGACACGGCAGGCTTCAGATACCCAATCGTGCTTACAACATGGCATTTGGCATTTGCGACACTCATGACCCAGATCTTGGCACGAACGACGAAGACGCTGGATGGACGTAAGAAGGTCCCAATGACTGGCAAGATTTACCTGAGGGCGATCATGCCAATCGGTCTCATGTTCTCGCTGAGCTTGATCTGTGGTAACTTGACATACTTGTACCTGTCTGTCAGCTTCATTCAGATGTTGAAG GCTACCACACCAGTCGCTGTACTCATCGCATCCTGGATCTTCGGTGTTGCGCCTCCAAACTTGAAGACACTCGGCAACGTTTCCTTCATCGTGATCGGTGTCATCATTGCATCCTACGGCGAGATCAAGTTTGTCTTGACCGGATTTCTCTTCCAGGTTGGAGGTATCATCTTCGAGGCAACCCGTCTGGTCATGGTACAGCGATTACTTTCTAGCGCTGAGTTCAAGATGGACCCGCTTGTCTCGCTCTACTACTTCGCTCCGGCTTGTGCTATCATGAATGGCATTGTCGCGCTGCTCGTTGAAGTGCCAAAGATGAGCTTGGCAGATATCGAGAAGGTCGGCTACATTACTCTGCTTGTGAACGCCATGATTGCGTTCCTCTTGAACGTCTCGGTAGTGTTCCTG ATCGGCAAGACATCCTCCCTCGTCATGACTCTCTCGGGTGTTCTGAAGGATATTCTCCTCGTCGTGGCATCGATGGTCATCTTCCAAGACCCAGTCTCCGGCATCCAGGCATTCGGTTACTCGATCGCACTTGGGGGACTCGTCTACTACAAGCTCGGTGGTGAGAAGCTCAAGGAACACGCAGGACAAGCGCAGCGCGCCTGGGCAGACTACGGTGTCCGACATCCAGCACTCAGGAAGCTGCTTGTATTCGCTTTAATCCTCATCACTTTCTTCGCATTAGTGGGCGGCGCTAGCCAAAGTGGCTACGTGCCAGCAGCATACGACCCAAGCAAGCTCACAACCGATGCATACAAGCAATGGGCTGGCAAGACTGGGCAATAG
- a CDS encoding Inositol phosphoceramide mannosyltransferase 3 produces the protein MRPKTIAFATTTLVATVTFFTRHHLHVLYELGHQYSTFATYLKNHPDTLFRYPNEPGQTLSPDLYDAFLPEPVPKIIHQIYLTNGRPIANLTKYEAQIESCKHFHPEWNHKIWTDEPATAFIAEHYPDLAPHYNSYNQNIQRANVLRIALLHHYGGVFFDLDITCRSSLAAPLDPSTPNSALTHLPLLTPGASPAGVNNAFILAQKGHSFLKHLLDRAPARDLWWPIPYAHNMFSTGCEFFSDAWMSYQKVKAPEKGNRTFILADQQGRLEPFMLKGKVVTPLLEHGGESSWHRWDKRLIFSLKYIFVDWPVVGWGGVLVGVGLMWVVGRLVRGSGSGKRRRSRVLFRASMDKTGLVELEDGRSRD, from the coding sequence ATGCGACCCAAGACCATCGCTTTCGCCACCACGACGCTGGTTGCAACAGTGACCTTCTTCACCCGACATCATCTCCACGTCCTATACGAGCTCGGACACCAGTACTCAACGTTCGCAACATATCTCAAGAACCACCCAGACACGCTCTTCCGCTATCCAAACGAGCCCGGTCAGACACTCAGTCCCGATCTCTACGACGCCTTCCTCCCAGAGCCAGTTCCCAAGATCATCCACCAAATCTACCTGACGAACGGCCGCCCAATCGCCAATTTAACCAAGTACGAAGCACAAATCGAAAGCTGCAAACACTTCCACCCGGAATGGAACCACAAAATATGGACAGACGAACCCGCTACCGCTTTCATCGCGGAACACTATCCAGATCTCGCACCCCACTACAACTCCTACAACCAGAACATCCAGCGCGCTAATGTCCTTCGCATCGCCTTGCTTCACCACTACGGCGGCGTCTTCTTCGATCTCGACATCACCTGTCGAAGCTCTCTCGCCGCTCCTCTGGACCCCAGCACGCCAAACTCGGCATTGACGCATCTCCCACTACTTACACCAGGCGCCTCACCGGCTGGGGTCAACAATGCCTTCATCCTCGCTCAGAAAGGACACTCTTTCCTCAAACATCTCCTCGATCGCGCCCCAGCTAGAGATCTCTGGTGGCCGATTCCGTATGCGCACAATATGTTCAGCACGGGCTGTGAGTTCTTCTCAGATGCGTGGATGTCATACCAAAAAGTCAAGGCACCGGAGAAAGGAAACAGAACCTTCATCCTAGCAGACCAACAAGGCAGGTTGGAACCTTTCATGCTCAAAGGCAAAGTCGTAACTCCTCTCCTCGAACACGGCGGAGAATCGAGTTGGCATCGGTGGGATAAGCGGCTCATCTTCTCGCTCAAGTACATTTTCGTCGATTGGCCGGTTGTGGGGTGGGGTGGAGTTTTGGTTGGGGTGGGTTTGATGTGGGTTGTGGGGAGGCTGGTGAGAGGTTCTGGGTCTGGGAAGAGGAGACGGTCGAGAGTTTTGTTTAGGGCGAGTATGGATAAGACGGGGCTGGTGGAGCTTGAGGATGGACGGTCGAGGGATTGA